The following are encoded together in the Osmia lignaria lignaria isolate PbOS001 chromosome 13, iyOsmLign1, whole genome shotgun sequence genome:
- the LOC117602312 gene encoding E3 ubiquitin-protein ligase ZNF598 — protein sequence MSGSNESTNNNTCVVCYKNVDIYSIGMCEHPVCYECSTRMRVLCCQNECPICRQDLPKVVFTKEIKPFRYLHKGNLFDTRYNIYFDTPDIQSKFYDLLANNCNICKEKAVFNNFNSLKDHMRHQHELHYCDLCVENLKIFSHERRCYTRSDLAQHRRKGDVDDKSHKGHPLCEFCDQRYMDNDELFRHLRRDHLYCHFCDADGLHQYYSSYDYLRDHFRQEHFLCEEGMCAEEKFTSVFRTDIDLKAHKASIHSKQLSKAAAKQARTLELEFTLAPRGENRMNRRGMLGASTSRSSRDYGGRDYGGRDYNLREYQQTVTPNTSNVFVSNNEPTFVQQPSVDVQSTEEFPTLGNATPVVPTLSQSKGRGNVTIRSTIRPQPLAVTDENFPALGPESGSTSISKTVNFSVSSGNSSGSGTQTQKGTTSNVSIQVNHEPNGTVTTKVSGPNIRIRPAQLSMESDFPALGSAEPSTSCNTNLAHWKEVLQWTCSSKSASTSVPKPKKVASPPLVPSPPPIQSGADFPTLSKSSKSKKQSTITVVPSWSQPQSSNNSNNVKTTTDITKGKTKKKKVKQNCNNNTVNGNDTTSSRTNVSTVVVKKECETLKNACANSKNAIDAVQSSSQLMQNTDNMSNNVNTSKNMNVQSSKEIEQTNKKDKKKHKNVDNETVVNTYTDNNTSNGVQRKRTELKIDSLNSTNRNVRHLEEFPALSGSSSKPPGFTNPPPGFGTTTPPPPGFCIKYNSMDKLNSSNGLTFTNSSGESYSILPDNSKHNSAYNYVPPPDFQKRNKCLVANVNEVLMQHDQIEEFRYISGLFRQGTCNAQDYYTRCREAMGLSAFEDVFPELLVLLPDIEKQQELFKIHKKENGNKIRGLEICATCGQVLKNSDFRTHMASHTLENHFPALGKSNVPPQKNSWVRK from the exons ATGTCTGGTAGCAATGAAAGTACTAATAACAACACTTGTGTTGTGTGTTacaaaaatgttgatatttataGTATTGGTATGTGTGAACATCCTGTGTGTTACGAATGTAGTACTAGAATGAGGGTACTTTGCTGTCAGAATGAGTGCCCCATATGCCGTCAAGATTTACCAAAAGTTGTATTTACAAAGGAGATCAAACCCTTTCGTTACTTACATAAAGGCAACTTGTTTGACACAAGATATAATATCTATTTCGATACACCTGACATTCAAAgtaaattttatgatttattggctaataattgcaatatttgtaaagaaaaagcagtgtttaataattttaacagtTTAAAAGATCATATGAGACATCAACATGAACTGCATTATTGTGATCTCTGTGTGGAAAATTTAAAG ATATTTTCCCATGAAAGGCGTTGTTATACCAGGTCTGATCTTGCCCAACATAGAAGGAAAGGAGATGTGGATGACAAAAGTCATAAAGGTCATCCACTGTGTGAATTTTGTGATCAACGTTATATGGACAACGACGAGTTGTTTCGACACTTAAGACGAGATCATTTATATTGTCATTTTTGTGACGCGGATGGTTTACATCAATATTATAGCTCTTATGATTACCTCAGAGATCATTTCAGGCAAGAACATTTTCTATGCGAAGAGGGAATGTGCGCGGAGGAAAAATTTACGAGTGTTTTTAGAACTGACATTGATCTTAAAGCGCATAAGGCAAGTATTCATAGTAAGCAGCTGAGCAAGGCTGCTGCTAAGCAAGCGAGAACATTGGAGCTAGAATTCACGCTAGCTCCACGTGGTGAAAATCGGATGAACAGAAGAGGAATGTTAGGCGCATCAACTTCCAGAAGTTCAAGAGATTACGGTGGAAGAGATTATGGTGGGAGAGATTATAATCTCAGGGAATATCAACAAACTGTAACACCAAATACTTCAAATGTATTTGTGTCAAACAACGAACCTACTTTTGTGCAACAACCATCTGTGGATGTACAAAGTACCGAGGAGTTTCCAACATTGGGTAACGCTACACCTGTTGTACCTACCTTAAGTCAGAGTAAAGGTAGAGGTAACGTAACGATTCGTAGTACAATAAGACCTCAGCCACTCGCTGTTACAGACGAAAATTTCCCTGCATTGGGACCGGAATCAGGAAGTACAAGTATATCTAAAACCGTCAACTTCAGTGTATCGAGCGGTAATTCTTCAGGATCGGGTACGCAAACCCAGAAGGGTACAACTTCCAATGTGTCTATTCAAGTAAATCATGAACCAAACGGGACTGTTACTACAAAGGTTTCGGGTCCTAATATTAGAATTCGTCCTGCTCAACTATCAATGGAATCTGATTTTCCTGCGTTGGGTTCAGCAGAACCATCGACCAGTTGTAATACTAACTTGGCTCATTGGAAAGAAGTTCTACAATGGACCTGTTCTTCTAAATCAGCCTCAACATCTGTACCGAAACCTAAAAAGGTTGCGTCACCGCCATTAGTACCCTCTCCGCCACCAATTCAATCTGGGGCAGATTTTCCTACGTTATCAAAATCGTCTAAATCAAAGAAGCAATCGACAATTACTGTAGTACCTTCGTGGAGTCAGCCGCAGAGTTCTAATAACAGTAACAATGTAAAAACGACTACCGACATAACGAAAggaaaaacgaaaaagaaaaaggttaaacaaaattgtaataataatactgttaatgGAAACGATACTACCAGTTCAAGAACAAATGTAAGTACCGTTGTAGTCAAGAAAGAATGCGAGACGTTGAAAAATGCGTGTGCGAACAGTAAAAATGCCATTGATGCTGTACAGTCAAGTTCGCAATTAATGCAAAATACAGATAACATGAGCAACAATGTAAatacatcaaaaaatatgaatgtaCAATCTTCGAAGGAGATAGAACAAACTAATAAAAAGGATAAGAAGAAACATAAAAACGTGGATAACGAAACAGTTGTAAATACATATACTGATAATAATACTTCCAATGGAGTACAGAGAAAACGTACAGAATTAAAGATAGATAGTTTAAACTCAACAAACAGAAATGTTCGTCATTTAGAAGAATTTCCAGCTTTAAGTGGAAGTAGTTCTAAGCCACCTGGGTTTACAAATCCACCGCCTGGCTTTGGTACGACAACTCCTCCGCCTCCTGGTTTTTGCATAAAGTACAACAGCATGGATAAATTGAACAGCAGTAATGGATTGACATTTACAAACAGTTCTGGAGAGAGTTATTCAATCTTGCCGGATAATAGTAAGCACAACAGTGCGTATAATTACGTACCCCCGCCGGATTttcagaaaagaaataaatgtctGGTAGCTAATGTTAACGAAGTTTTAATGCAACACGATCAAATCGAGGAATTCCGATACATAAGCGGCTTGTTTCGGCAAGGTACGTGTAACGCTCAAGATTATTACACGCGTTGCCGTGAGGCAATGGGTCTCAGTGCTTTCGAGGACGTATTTCCAGAACTGTTAGTTCTGTTACCTGATATCGAAAAGCAGCAAGaactgtttaaaattcataaaaaggaGAATGGCAACAAGATAAGAGGTTTAGAAATTTGTGCGACATGCGGTCAAGTATTGAAAAATTCCGATTTTCGAACGCATATGGCTAGTCATACattagaaaatcattttccaGCCTTGGGTAAAAGTAATGTTCCGCCCCAAAAGAATTCTTGGGTACGTAAATGA
- the Arf102F gene encoding ADP-ribosylation factor 2, whose protein sequence is MGLTISSLLTRLFGKKQMRILMVGLDAAGKTTILYKLKLGEIVTTIPTIGFNVETVEYRNICFTVWDVGGQDKIRPLWRHYFQNTQGLIYVVDSNDRERIAEAERELANMLKEDELRDAVLLVFANKQDLPNAMSAAELTDKLGLNSLRGRHWYIQSTCATQGHGLYEGLDWLSNELAKK, encoded by the coding sequence ATGGGCCTAACAATCAGTAGCTTACTTACCCGGCTCTTTGGTAAAAAGCAAATGAGAATATTAATGGTAGGTTTGGATGCTGCTGGAAAAACTACAATATTGTACAAATTGAAGCTTGGTGAAATTGTCACAACAATACCTACCATAGGATTCAATGTTGAAACTGTTGAATACAGAAATATATGCTTCACGGTGTGGGATGTCGGTGGTCAGGATAAAATCAGACCACTCTGGAGACATTACTTCCAAAACACACAAGGCCTCATTTATGTTGTTGACAGTAATGACCGTGAACGTATCGCTGAGGCGGAACGTGAATTAGCAAACATGTTGAAAGAAGATGAACTGAGAGATGCAGTTCTCTTAGTATTTGCTAATAAACAGGACTTACCAAATGCTATGTCAGCAGCTGAACTTACAGATAAATTAGGACTTAATTCATTACGTGGCCGTCATTGGTATATTCAAAGCACCTGTGCTACTCAAGGACACGGATTATACGAAGGACTTGATTGGTTGAGTAATGAACTGGCTAAAAAGTGA
- the LOC117602245 gene encoding cytochrome P450 4C1, producing MIVVILLLVLLGVIVHFFTLHYGKLGRMMNSIPGPQAIPIFGNLLTLQVSSHDLWKIMRKMSNQYYPIYRLWSFTMPFLNIRHPNDIETILGNPKSIQKSTVYDLLKPWFGTGLLTSSGRKWHLRRKILTPAFHFNVLRQFVDVFIEESERMIKILKSEQGPVVKDLLPIISEHTLNVICETSMGTSLKDKGVFQYKYRKAVYDMGQVQVYRLVRPWLHYEFLLACVPKGWEQCRLLKILHGFTKQIIRERKEYHDQTDGRYLSGFDDDSSGQKDMGIHKRRLAMLDLLIAAHRNNQIDDEGIREEVDTFMFRGHDTTAMSICFTILLLAEHKEIQERARIEVNRVMEENEGKMTMSALQNLSYLERCIKESLRLYPSVPFISRAPEMDTKLSNYVVPAKTIVHLHIADVHRDPKYWPNPDVFDPDRFLPENMHGRHPYSYVPFSAGPRNCIGQRFAMLELKATIGLLLHNFYLEPVDYLKDITITTDLVIRPAHPIRTKFIPIETTC from the exons atgatcgTTGTGATATTACTTCTTGTGTTACTTGGAGTTATTGTGCACTTTTTTACCCTACATTATGGGAAACTGGGAAGGATGATGAATTCGATACCGGGCCCTCAGGCAATTCCAATTTTTGGCAATCTGCTCACCCTTCAGGTTTCGTCAC ACGATCTTTGGAAAATTATGCGCAAAATGAGTAATCAATACTATCCAATCTATAGACTATGGAGTTTTACAATGCCATTCCTTAATATTCGTCACCCGAATGATATTGAG ACAATTCTTGGAAATCCAAAATCCATTCAGAAAAGTACCGTCTACGATCTTTTGAAACCTTGGTTCGGCACTGGTCTTCTCACCAGTTCAG gcCGCAAATGGCATTTGCGAAGAAAAATATTGACTCCTGCGTTTCATTTCAATGTACTACGACAATTTGTTGACGTTTTTATCGAAGAATCAGAGCGTATGATTAAGATACTAAAGAGCGAACAGGGTCCTGTGGTCAAGGATTTACTGCCTATCATTAGCGAACATACTCTAAACGTCATATGTG AAACTTCGATGGGAACTTCGTTAAAAGACAAAGGGGTATTTCAGTACAAGTACCGGAAAGCTGTGTACGATATGGGACAAGTTCAGGTGTACag ACTTGTAAGGCCCTGGTTACATTATGAATTTCTCCTTGCATGTGTTCCCAAGGGATGGGAACAATGTAGACTACTAAAAATATTGCATGGATTCACGAAGCAG ATTATTCGAGAACGAAAAGAATATCACGATCAGACCGATGGTAGATATTTATCTGGATTTGATGATGATTCAAGCGGACAAAAAGACATGGGAA TTCATAAAAGAAGACTCGCTATGCTTGATCTTTTGATAGCAGCGCATCGAAACAATCAAATAGACGATGAAGGTATCCGGGAAGAAGTAGATACGTTTATGTTTAGG GGACACGATACCACAGCGATGAGTATTTGCTTTACTATATTGCTTCTTGCTGAACATAAAGAGATACAG GAACGTGCTAGGATCGAAGTGAATCGAGTTATGGAAGAAAACGAAGGGAAAATGACAATGTCCGCTCTTCAGAATCTTTCATATTTGGAAAGGTGTATCAAAGAGTCTCTGCGACTTTATCCAAGTGTACCTTTCATATCCCGTGCACCGGAAATGGACACGAAACTAA GTAATTATGTCGTACCTGCCAAAACCATAGTCCATCTGCATATTGCCGATGTTCATAGGGATCCAAAATATTGGCCAAATCCAGATGTGTTTGATCCAGATAGATTTCTGCCAGAAAATATGCATGGACGACATCCTTACTCTTATGTACCTTTTAGCGCTGGTCCACGAAATTGTATAG GACAACGATTTGCTATGTTGGAACTAAAAGCGACAATAGGACTTCTTTTACACAATTTTTATCTGGAGCCTGTAGACTATTTAAAGGATATTACCATTACCACGGACCTGGTTATACGCCCGGCCCATCCGATTCGGACGAAATTTATTCCTATTGAGACTACCTGTTAA